A single window of Cytobacillus luteolus DNA harbors:
- a CDS encoding glycerol-3-phosphate dehydrogenase/oxidase, whose product MNVKFSGMARSIILYDLKDKEVDVLVIGGGITGAGIALDAASRGLSTALVDMQDFAAGTSSRSTKLVHGGLRYLKQFEVKMVSEVGKERAIVYENGPHVTTPEWMLLPIYKGGTFGKYTTSMGLRVYDFLAGVKKSERRKMLDASTTLEKEPLLKKEGLKGSGYYVEYRTDDARLTIEVIKKAVEFGARAVNYTKAVDFLFENKKINGVKVVDQLTGKAFNLYAKKIVNATGPWVDFVRRYDLSRNGKTLKLTKGVHIVIDQKRFPLKQAIYYDTPDNRMVFAIPRDGKTYVGTTDTFYEDDLANPLITNSDRDYLLQTINHMFPTIQITSEDIESSWSGLRPLIHEEGKHPSEISRKDEIWVSDSGLITIAGGKLTGYRKMAETVVDLIGSSLKKEIGKKIPSCRTKRIAISGGDIHDLDRFIEEQVSHAQKFGLTKEEVRILAKQYGTNLEKVFSILEENSHLNKYQLPKNLFGALIYCIEHEMVVKPSDFFIRRTGALYFNLNQVEQSKEKVLNFMSNYYKWSLKETELNKKELEQQLKNAKTSY is encoded by the coding sequence ATGAATGTGAAATTTTCGGGGATGGCAAGATCCATCATTTTATATGACCTTAAAGATAAAGAGGTAGATGTACTAGTCATCGGAGGAGGAATTACAGGTGCAGGTATCGCATTAGATGCTGCTAGTCGTGGTTTATCTACAGCCTTAGTTGACATGCAGGACTTTGCTGCAGGGACCTCCAGTCGGTCAACCAAGCTCGTCCATGGTGGCCTACGTTATCTAAAGCAATTTGAAGTCAAAATGGTGTCGGAAGTTGGAAAGGAACGTGCTATTGTTTATGAAAATGGTCCACATGTCACGACACCTGAATGGATGCTTTTACCCATTTACAAAGGGGGAACGTTTGGCAAATATACGACATCTATGGGCTTACGAGTCTATGATTTTCTAGCGGGAGTTAAGAAGTCTGAACGAAGAAAAATGCTCGATGCTTCAACCACTTTAGAAAAAGAGCCCCTTTTAAAAAAAGAAGGACTAAAAGGTAGCGGTTATTACGTTGAATATCGTACTGACGATGCTAGGCTTACAATTGAAGTGATAAAGAAGGCAGTTGAATTTGGTGCAAGAGCTGTAAACTATACTAAGGCGGTTGATTTTCTCTTCGAAAATAAGAAAATCAATGGTGTAAAGGTAGTCGATCAGTTAACGGGTAAAGCATTTAACCTATATGCAAAAAAAATTGTAAATGCTACAGGTCCATGGGTGGATTTTGTCAGAAGGTATGATCTTTCCCGAAATGGGAAAACGTTAAAGCTAACGAAGGGTGTTCATATTGTTATTGACCAAAAACGGTTCCCGCTGAAACAAGCGATATATTATGATACCCCAGATAATCGAATGGTATTTGCAATCCCAAGAGATGGAAAGACCTATGTTGGAACAACAGATACCTTTTATGAAGATGATTTAGCTAATCCTTTAATAACCAACTCAGATCGGGATTACCTTCTTCAAACCATTAATCACATGTTTCCAACTATACAAATTACCTCAGAGGATATCGAATCCAGTTGGTCTGGCTTGAGACCATTAATCCATGAAGAAGGGAAACACCCTTCAGAAATATCACGAAAAGATGAAATTTGGGTGTCTGACTCTGGTTTAATTACAATTGCTGGTGGAAAATTAACAGGCTATCGAAAAATGGCAGAGACAGTTGTGGACTTGATTGGCTCTAGTTTAAAAAAAGAAATAGGAAAGAAGATACCAAGTTGTCGTACCAAAAGAATTGCAATATCCGGTGGGGATATACATGATCTTGATAGGTTTATAGAAGAGCAGGTAAGCCATGCACAAAAGTTTGGACTAACAAAAGAGGAGGTAAGAATACTAGCAAAGCAATATGGAACGAACTTAGAAAAGGTGTTTTCAATTCTTGAAGAAAATAGCCATTTAAATAAATATCAACTACCAAAGAATCTTTTTGGAGCTCTTATCTATTGTATAGAGCATGAAATGGTTGTGAAACCAAGTGATTTTTTTATTAGAAGAACAGGAGCACTATATTTTAATCTAAACCAAGTTGAGCAATCAAAAGAAAAAGTTCTTAACTTCATGTCGAATTACTATAAATGGTCATTAAAGGAAACTGAACTTAATAAAAAAGAACTTGAACAACAACTTAAAAACGCAAAAACTTCGTATTAA
- the recQ gene encoding DNA helicase RecQ, whose amino-acid sequence MLEQAKQLLQSYFGYSSFRKGQEEIILNVLNGEDTLGIMPTGGGKSICYQIPALMANGVTIVISPLISLMKDQVDALLQTGISATYINSSLSHQEIENRLEEAANGEFKLIYIAPERLDSSSFRRLLYKLDVSILAIDEAHCISQWGHDFRPSYRSIQYMIQELPVRPVVIALTATATKEVTSDISQLLSIDEQDVFITGFKRENLLFSVIKGENKREFVTRYLKENQNQAGIIYAATRREVNDLHNFLVKSGYRAGKYHAGLSEEERNDNQEKFLYDDLTIMVATNAFGMGINKSNVRYVLHFNLPKNIEAYYQEAGRAGRDGEPSECHILYGAQDIQLQKFLIEQTGLEFEKKQNEYIKLQQMIDYCHTEKCLQLYILEYFGEEHETRGCGRCLHCRDNREQIEITTDALKIFSCIKRMNEKFGKTLVAQVLKGSNNKKVKQFRFNELSTYGLMKEYTEKDIVSLIDFLVAEGYVSLSNSQFPILTLNEKALFVIKGQEKVYKKEKLKTNTIIEDNGLFELLRDVRKKIASRDSIPPYLVFSDSTLREMSQKCPRNEKEMFAVKGVAQVKFERFGQDFLQVIQEYIGENDESETKIIDVQIDEGEPRVINDDGKPSHIVSYDLFQAGMGIDTISKKRNMKPMTIQDHLIRAISEGQEIDWERIVPNKFEALIFSKIEELGAEKLKPLKEALPDEIDYFAIKGAICKRSLMSFM is encoded by the coding sequence ATGCTCGAACAAGCCAAACAACTCTTACAATCTTATTTTGGATATTCTTCCTTTCGAAAGGGACAAGAAGAGATTATCTTAAATGTGCTAAATGGAGAGGACACTCTGGGGATTATGCCAACAGGTGGAGGGAAATCGATTTGCTATCAGATACCAGCCTTAATGGCTAATGGCGTAACAATCGTTATTTCCCCTCTCATTTCACTTATGAAAGATCAGGTGGATGCCCTTTTACAGACCGGTATTTCAGCAACATATATTAATAGTAGTTTAAGTCATCAGGAAATAGAAAATAGACTTGAAGAAGCAGCAAACGGTGAATTTAAGTTAATCTATATTGCACCTGAAAGACTCGATTCAAGCTCTTTTCGTAGATTGCTCTATAAATTAGATGTGTCAATATTAGCAATAGACGAAGCTCACTGTATTTCACAATGGGGTCATGATTTTAGACCAAGTTATCGTTCCATTCAATATATGATTCAGGAGTTGCCAGTAAGGCCGGTAGTAATCGCTTTAACTGCCACAGCAACGAAAGAGGTTACTTCCGATATTAGCCAATTGTTATCGATTGATGAGCAGGATGTTTTTATAACAGGTTTTAAGAGGGAAAACCTTTTGTTTTCAGTTATTAAAGGTGAAAATAAACGGGAATTTGTGACTCGGTATTTGAAAGAGAACCAGAATCAGGCTGGTATTATTTATGCTGCCACAAGAAGAGAAGTAAATGATTTGCATAACTTCTTAGTTAAGAGTGGATATCGCGCTGGAAAATACCATGCGGGACTCTCAGAAGAGGAGCGCAATGACAATCAAGAAAAGTTTCTATATGATGATTTAACAATTATGGTTGCAACAAATGCTTTTGGTATGGGAATCAATAAATCAAATGTTCGGTACGTGCTGCATTTTAACCTTCCTAAAAATATTGAAGCCTATTATCAAGAAGCAGGACGAGCTGGGCGTGATGGAGAGCCGAGTGAGTGTCATATTTTATACGGTGCGCAGGACATTCAACTTCAAAAGTTCTTAATTGAGCAAACGGGCCTGGAGTTTGAGAAAAAACAGAATGAATATATCAAACTGCAACAAATGATTGATTATTGTCATACTGAAAAGTGTTTACAATTATACATTCTCGAATATTTTGGTGAGGAACATGAGACCCGCGGTTGTGGGCGGTGTCTACACTGTAGAGATAACCGTGAACAAATTGAAATTACAACAGATGCATTGAAAATTTTCTCATGTATTAAACGAATGAATGAGAAATTTGGGAAAACACTTGTCGCTCAGGTGCTAAAAGGATCAAATAATAAAAAGGTAAAACAGTTCCGCTTTAATGAATTATCGACCTATGGTCTAATGAAGGAATATACAGAAAAAGATATAGTTAGTCTCATTGATTTTTTAGTAGCTGAGGGCTATGTATCTCTATCGAACAGTCAGTTTCCAATCTTAACTTTAAATGAAAAAGCGTTGTTTGTTATAAAGGGCCAGGAAAAGGTCTATAAAAAAGAAAAATTAAAAACAAATACAATCATCGAGGATAATGGCTTATTTGAATTATTAAGGGATGTGAGGAAGAAAATTGCTTCCCGTGACTCCATACCTCCTTATCTTGTTTTTTCAGATAGTACATTAAGAGAGATGAGTCAGAAATGCCCGCGAAATGAAAAAGAAATGTTTGCTGTTAAAGGTGTTGCACAGGTGAAATTTGAGCGTTTTGGTCAGGACTTTCTTCAGGTTATTCAGGAGTATATTGGTGAAAATGACGAATCTGAAACAAAAATCATCGATGTTCAGATAGACGAAGGAGAACCAAGAGTCATAAACGATGATGGGAAACCTAGTCATATTGTATCTTATGACTTGTTTCAAGCAGGAATGGGGATCGATACCATTTCTAAGAAACGGAATATGAAGCCTATGACAATTCAAGACCACTTAATACGAGCTATCTCTGAGGGGCAAGAAATTGATTGGGAAAGGATTGTTCCGAATAAATTTGAAGCATTGATCTTTTCCAAAATAGAGGAGCTTGGTGCAGAAAAATTAAAGCCGTTAAAAGAAGCACTTCCGGATGAAATAGATTATTTTGCCATAAAGGGTGCAATTTGCAAAAGAAGCTTAATGTCTTTTATGTAA
- a CDS encoding DMT family transporter: protein MANSYILLIIVAAIYAGNLLVGKAVADSIPPITLAFLRLFIAFLILLPLGLKEWNQNRQLWLKEWKVIVILAFTGIAAFNTLLYYSLHFTSPINAGIVESSTPIFSVIIGFLLVKEKMEKRKLLGVFISMAGVLWVLSKGSLEVITSLSFNFGDILMCLAVIFWVLYSFVVKRHSGKFPLYGGLLSILFTALVIMIPFTTFEWNTLHTISWNWNSILSLLYLGIFPSVIALIGWNKAVENIGPSLASVFLNLVPVFAAIGSFIFFREAITWHQFFGGCVVLVGVYLTTKEKVIGQTTHTKLDM from the coding sequence TTGGCAAATTCATATATCCTTTTAATCATTGTTGCAGCAATTTATGCGGGGAATTTACTAGTGGGGAAAGCTGTGGCAGATTCAATTCCGCCAATTACATTAGCATTCCTACGACTATTTATTGCCTTCTTAATACTATTACCCTTAGGTCTTAAAGAATGGAACCAAAATAGGCAGTTATGGCTTAAAGAATGGAAAGTTATTGTCATCTTAGCCTTTACAGGGATTGCCGCCTTTAATACCCTACTTTATTATTCATTACACTTCACCTCCCCTATTAATGCTGGAATTGTGGAATCATCAACACCCATTTTTTCAGTCATTATCGGATTTTTACTAGTAAAAGAGAAAATGGAAAAACGCAAGCTACTAGGTGTTTTTATCTCAATGGCAGGTGTTCTATGGGTTTTATCAAAAGGGTCGTTGGAGGTTATCACATCACTTTCTTTTAACTTCGGAGATATTCTGATGTGCTTAGCTGTCATTTTCTGGGTCCTATATTCATTTGTCGTTAAGCGTCATTCAGGAAAATTTCCGTTGTATGGTGGATTATTGTCAATTCTATTTACAGCACTTGTAATTATGATTCCTTTTACTACTTTTGAATGGAATACACTACATACCATTAGCTGGAATTGGAATTCAATTTTGTCCCTTCTTTATCTAGGAATTTTCCCATCTGTCATTGCATTAATTGGCTGGAACAAGGCAGTTGAAAATATAGGCCCTTCATTGGCTTCGGTTTTTTTAAACCTGGTACCAGTGTTTGCAGCAATTGGTTCTTTTATCTTTTTTAGAGAAGCAATAACGTGGCATCAGTTTTTTGGTGGATGTGTTGTACTAGTAGGCGTTTATTTAACAACAAAAGAAAAAGTGATAGGCCAGACCACTCACACCAAGTTAGATATGTAG
- a CDS encoding sulfite reductase subunit alpha has protein sequence MQPTVVENLEHKKEEKKVPTYSRTNPFQAKVLENINLNGAGSSKETRHIELSLKGSDLSYIPGDCLGIIPENDPELVATLLEEMNWNPETTVTINKQGETLPLKEALTTYFEITLLTKKIMQQAAELTDNADLKNLAAIENADQLKEYIDGRDLLDMLRDFGPWNASSEEIVALLRKMPPRLYSIASSFVANPDEVHLTIGAVRYNAHGRDRKGVCSVQCAERVGEGETLPVFIQQNKHFNLPESLETDIIMVGPGTGIAPFRSFIQERAVNGTTGKTWLFFGDQRSATDFLYQEELTKYQENGVLTKLDAAFSRDTEEKVYVQHKMAENSKELFEWLQNGAYFYVCGDKQYMAKDVHNTLIEIIAKEGSMSQEDAEAYLNDMQKQKRYQRDVY, from the coding sequence ATGCAACCTACCGTAGTAGAAAATTTAGAACATAAAAAGGAAGAGAAAAAAGTGCCAACATATTCTAGAACGAATCCATTTCAAGCGAAGGTTCTCGAAAATATAAATTTAAATGGTGCTGGTTCAAGTAAAGAAACAAGACATATTGAGTTGTCGTTAAAAGGGTCCGATCTGTCATATATTCCCGGAGATTGTCTTGGAATTATCCCTGAAAATGATCCAGAACTAGTTGCTACCCTACTTGAAGAAATGAACTGGAACCCAGAAACAACTGTAACCATTAATAAACAAGGTGAGACACTTCCGCTTAAGGAAGCGTTAACAACTTACTTTGAAATTACGTTATTAACTAAAAAAATCATGCAGCAGGCAGCTGAATTAACAGACAATGCAGACCTGAAGAATCTTGCTGCAATCGAAAATGCAGACCAATTGAAAGAGTATATTGATGGTCGTGACTTACTTGATATGTTACGTGATTTTGGTCCTTGGAATGCATCTTCAGAGGAAATTGTGGCTCTTTTAAGAAAAATGCCACCACGTCTATATTCGATAGCAAGTAGCTTTGTGGCTAATCCTGATGAAGTTCATTTAACAATCGGTGCGGTTCGTTATAATGCTCATGGTCGTGATCGTAAAGGAGTTTGTTCAGTTCAATGTGCTGAACGTGTTGGAGAAGGTGAAACGTTACCTGTTTTTATTCAACAAAACAAACACTTTAACTTACCTGAGTCTTTAGAGACAGACATCATTATGGTTGGACCGGGGACAGGCATCGCACCATTCCGTTCATTTATTCAAGAACGTGCAGTAAATGGTACAACAGGTAAAACGTGGTTATTCTTTGGTGATCAACGTTCTGCAACAGACTTCTTATACCAAGAAGAATTAACTAAATACCAAGAAAACGGTGTATTAACAAAATTAGATGCTGCTTTTTCTCGTGACACAGAAGAAAAAGTTTATGTACAGCATAAAATGGCTGAGAATAGCAAAGAGTTATTTGAATGGCTACAAAATGGTGCCTACTTCTATGTATGTGGAGATAAGCAATACATGGCGAAAGATGTTCATAATACACTTATCGAGATTATCGCAAAAGAAGGATCAATGTCTCAAGAAGACGCTGAAGCCTATTTAAATGACATGCAAAAACAGAAGCGTTACCAACGTGATGTATATTAA
- the glpK gene encoding glycerol kinase GlpK, with translation MSKEYILSLDQGTTSSRAILFNKAGEIVHIAQKEFTQIFPNPGWVEHNANEIWGSILAVIASVLSESNIKPVQIAGIGITNQRETTVVWDKGTGQPIYNAIVWQSRQTSEICSQLKEQGHEETFRKKTGLVVDAYFSATKIKWILDHVEGAREKALKGELLFGTIDTWLIWKLSGGKVHVTDYSNASRTLLYNIHELCWDEELLEILSIPESMLPEVRSSSEIYAKTATHHFFGKEIPIAGAAGDQQAALFGQACFEQGMAKNTYGTGCFMLMNTGETAVESKSGLLTTIAWGLNGKVQYALEGSIFVAGSAVQWLRDGLRMLQNAKDSELYASRVESTEGVYVVPAFVGLGTPYWDSDVRGAVFGLTRGTSKEHFVRATLESMAYQTTDVLTAMEADSGILLKALRVDGGAVKNNFLMDFQSNILGVPVERPTINETTALGAAYLAGLAVGYWESQDDIASQWKVEKLFEPTMSAEKRENLYNGWKKAVHAAMTFK, from the coding sequence ATGAGTAAAGAATATATCCTGTCTCTAGACCAGGGAACAACAAGTTCCCGAGCGATATTGTTTAATAAAGCTGGTGAGATTGTTCATATTGCTCAAAAGGAATTTACTCAAATATTCCCGAATCCTGGTTGGGTTGAGCATAATGCAAATGAAATCTGGGGTTCGATCCTGGCTGTTATCGCATCAGTTCTTTCGGAATCAAACATCAAACCAGTACAAATTGCAGGAATCGGAATTACGAACCAACGCGAAACTACCGTAGTTTGGGATAAGGGAACTGGCCAACCAATCTATAATGCAATTGTTTGGCAGTCTAGACAAACCTCTGAAATTTGTAGTCAATTGAAAGAGCAGGGACATGAAGAAACATTCCGAAAGAAAACTGGATTAGTAGTAGATGCTTACTTTTCGGCAACAAAAATCAAATGGATCCTTGACCATGTTGAAGGTGCAAGAGAAAAGGCTTTAAAGGGAGAATTATTGTTTGGAACCATAGATACATGGTTAATTTGGAAACTTTCCGGTGGTAAAGTACATGTAACAGACTATTCTAATGCCTCTAGAACACTACTATACAATATTCATGAACTATGTTGGGATGAGGAGCTACTCGAAATCTTATCCATACCAGAATCAATGTTACCGGAAGTACGCTCGTCCTCTGAAATCTATGCAAAAACAGCTACTCATCACTTTTTCGGTAAAGAAATCCCAATTGCAGGAGCAGCAGGAGACCAACAGGCAGCATTATTTGGTCAGGCTTGCTTTGAACAGGGGATGGCGAAGAATACGTATGGTACAGGCTGCTTTATGTTAATGAATACGGGTGAAACAGCAGTTGAATCAAAAAGTGGACTCCTTACAACCATCGCATGGGGTTTGAATGGGAAGGTTCAGTATGCACTTGAGGGTAGTATTTTTGTGGCAGGATCAGCGGTTCAATGGTTACGTGATGGGCTGCGAATGCTGCAAAATGCAAAAGATAGTGAACTTTATGCCAGTAGGGTAGAATCAACTGAAGGTGTGTATGTTGTGCCGGCCTTCGTTGGATTAGGTACACCTTACTGGGACAGCGATGTTCGTGGTGCCGTGTTTGGATTAACAAGAGGAACATCAAAAGAGCATTTTGTAAGGGCTACCCTTGAATCTATGGCATATCAAACCACAGATGTATTAACCGCAATGGAGGCAGATTCGGGAATTTTGCTAAAAGCCTTGCGAGTAGATGGTGGAGCAGTGAAGAATAACTTCTTAATGGATTTCCAAAGTAATATATTAGGAGTTCCAGTTGAAAGACCAACCATTAATGAAACGACAGCACTTGGAGCCGCCTATTTAGCCGGTCTAGCTGTTGGTTATTGGGAAAGCCAAGATGACATTGCAAGCCAGTGGAAAGTGGAAAAGTTATTTGAACCAACCATGTCGGCTGAAAAAAGAGAGAACCTGTACAATGGCTGGAAAAAGGCTGTGCATGCAGCAATGACTTTCAAATGA
- a CDS encoding glycerophosphodiester phosphodiesterase, with protein MKLTSIFAHRGSKGNRPENTLAAFREALSLEIEGIELDVHMTKDKQLVVIHDETVDRTTNGKGFVKDLTLDEIKELDAGTWFSKEYEGEKIPTLSEVLELVKPSNFTLNIELKNDVFLYEGIEEAVLKEVESYSYIDNVILSSFNHYSIRKCLDLYPTLETGVLFMEGLYKPWEYAKYVGATSIHVYEPAAAYYVQMQEANSIPIRTFTVNKDESIEFFIRNHIDAIFTDYPEKALGIRSQIEREGNK; from the coding sequence ATGAAACTAACTTCAATCTTTGCCCACAGAGGTAGTAAAGGGAACCGACCAGAAAATACATTAGCAGCTTTTCGTGAAGCGTTGTCATTGGAAATCGAAGGAATTGAATTAGATGTACATATGACAAAGGATAAACAATTAGTCGTAATACATGATGAAACGGTTGATCGAACAACAAATGGAAAAGGATTCGTAAAGGATCTAACGCTTGATGAAATTAAGGAGCTGGATGCTGGCACTTGGTTTTCAAAGGAATATGAAGGTGAGAAGATTCCAACTCTAAGTGAAGTTCTAGAACTGGTTAAGCCCTCAAACTTTACGTTGAATATTGAATTAAAAAATGATGTATTCCTTTATGAAGGAATAGAGGAAGCCGTGTTAAAAGAAGTTGAAAGTTATTCTTATATAGACAATGTCATTCTATCATCCTTTAATCATTACAGCATTAGAAAATGTCTTGATTTGTATCCTACACTTGAAACAGGAGTTCTTTTTATGGAAGGTTTGTATAAGCCATGGGAGTATGCTAAATACGTTGGTGCAACTTCTATTCATGTGTATGAGCCAGCGGCGGCCTATTATGTACAAATGCAGGAAGCTAATTCGATTCCAATACGTACGTTTACTGTAAATAAGGATGAAAGTATCGAATTTTTTATTAGGAATCACATTGATGCAATTTTTACTGACTACCCTGAAAAGGCTTTGGGAATTCGATCGCAAATTGAGAGGGAGGGCAACAAATGA
- a CDS encoding DMT family transporter gives MRKKVKKPLLYGLLLFVMVVWGFNVIAVKIIVESFSPVTITSLRVFLAGLVVLAVLFYRKELKRVTKQEATYILIGAFSGVLGHHLFLAVGLTTTTASNAALILGLIPLVTSIFAVLFLKARFTITKLLGVILGFTGVSFIVMNGAGVHYISIGDFYIFLSVIAQAISFIFIKKATQTLEAKVMTCYMLILGATFLFITSLLMDPSGITSLSEGTSAAWLIFLASAVIATGIGHMIYNSAIHQLGAGETAIFINLTPFFALVGSVLFLGESITSFQLLGFIFIISGVLLGSGIFDHKFVRNSSIPLAKS, from the coding sequence ATGAGAAAAAAAGTGAAAAAACCATTATTATATGGATTATTATTATTTGTCATGGTCGTTTGGGGATTTAATGTCATTGCTGTAAAGATTATTGTCGAGAGTTTTTCGCCTGTAACTATAACCTCATTGCGTGTTTTTCTTGCAGGGCTAGTTGTATTAGCGGTTTTATTTTATCGTAAGGAATTAAAAAGGGTAACTAAGCAAGAAGCAACCTATATTTTGATTGGTGCCTTTTCTGGAGTGCTAGGTCATCATTTATTTTTAGCAGTAGGATTAACAACTACAACAGCGTCAAATGCTGCGCTCATTTTGGGGCTAATTCCCTTGGTAACATCAATTTTTGCAGTTCTATTCTTAAAAGCCCGCTTTACAATTACTAAACTACTAGGTGTCATTTTAGGATTTACAGGTGTATCGTTTATTGTTATGAACGGGGCTGGAGTTCATTATATAAGCATTGGAGATTTCTATATCTTTTTATCGGTAATTGCTCAAGCTATCAGTTTTATCTTTATTAAGAAGGCTACTCAAACTTTAGAAGCGAAGGTTATGACCTGCTACATGCTTATTTTAGGGGCAACTTTCTTATTTATTACAAGTTTACTAATGGACCCAAGCGGAATAACTAGTTTAAGTGAGGGGACTTCAGCTGCTTGGTTAATCTTTTTAGCGTCTGCTGTGATCGCTACAGGAATCGGTCATATGATTTACAACAGTGCTATCCATCAATTAGGTGCTGGCGAGACTGCTATTTTTATAAACTTAACACCCTTTTTTGCACTAGTAGGCTCTGTCTTATTTCTAGGTGAGAGTATTACTTCGTTTCAATTACTTGGTTTTATTTTTATTATATCAGGCGTACTGTTGGGAAGCGGTATTTTCGATCATAAGTTCGTTCGAAACAGCAGTATCCCTTTAGCAAAATCCTAG
- a CDS encoding AbrB family transcriptional regulator → MKHLGSVFKSYAIAAIAGYLFYLGDIPIPWILGPMTAMILWKAIRPQEKTVPKAIFNGGLVILGIFFGLSFTAATFTTVGPYILPFLLTTIVLLAVSVINSLVAARFIDIDSATSVFGSIPGGLSEMVAASESVQANSAMVTIFQTVRLLTVVFTVPFLVVYMFASKSVVPFQTVANVHNYASIFSYGWFIIPILAGWLLRNRLPAAYVIGPLLATALLNSSGVELPMLPSLLLILAQVSVGISMGSKITIQDLKLGGKYCGIYFLLAMIIIATSFGLGYLFSLATNLHLPTALLSFAPGGLVEMVLTAKAVGADPAIVSSLQFIRLLFIILFVPSILKWFFTLKQRKNLASLTSSR, encoded by the coding sequence ATGAAACATTTGGGAAGTGTTTTTAAAAGTTATGCAATTGCAGCCATTGCAGGCTATCTATTTTACTTAGGAGATATACCAATCCCATGGATTCTTGGACCAATGACAGCAATGATCTTATGGAAGGCAATCCGTCCACAAGAAAAGACAGTGCCAAAAGCTATCTTTAATGGAGGATTAGTCATTCTAGGTATATTTTTTGGCCTCTCATTTACTGCAGCAACATTTACCACTGTAGGACCTTATATTCTTCCATTCTTACTAACAACAATTGTATTGTTAGCTGTCAGTGTTATAAATAGTTTAGTAGCAGCTCGATTTATTGACATTGATTCTGCTACGAGCGTGTTTGGTTCAATCCCAGGCGGTTTATCAGAAATGGTTGCAGCAAGTGAATCTGTGCAAGCTAATTCTGCAATGGTAACGATTTTTCAAACCGTACGACTACTTACTGTTGTTTTTACAGTTCCTTTTCTAGTCGTTTACATGTTTGCTTCAAAATCAGTGGTTCCTTTTCAGACAGTGGCAAATGTGCACAATTATGCTAGTATTTTTTCTTACGGATGGTTTATTATACCTATTTTGGCAGGGTGGCTTTTACGTAATCGTTTGCCGGCAGCCTATGTGATAGGGCCGCTTTTGGCAACAGCCTTGTTAAATAGTAGTGGTGTTGAATTACCTATGCTTCCTAGTCTCTTACTCATTCTTGCACAAGTATCTGTAGGGATAAGCATGGGGAGTAAAATAACAATACAAGATTTAAAATTAGGAGGAAAATACTGTGGTATTTATTTTCTTTTGGCAATGATTATCATTGCCACTTCTTTTGGTCTTGGTTATTTGTTTTCATTAGCGACAAACCTCCACCTTCCAACTGCGCTACTAAGCTTTGCACCTGGTGGACTTGTTGAAATGGTATTAACAGCAAAAGCCGTTGGAGCTGACCCTGCGATTGTTAGTTCATTACAATTTATTCGGTTATTGTTTATCATTCTATTTGTACCAAGTATCTTAAAATGGTTTTTTACGTTAAAACAGAGAAAGAATCTTGCTAGTTTAACATCAAGCAGATAA